Proteins encoded in a region of the Nocardia asteroides genome:
- the rsmI gene encoding 16S rRNA (cytidine(1402)-2'-O)-methyltransferase — protein sequence MDVLDVDRSVVTQVAGGRLVLAATPMGDVGDASQRLRDALSTADVVAAEDTRRTRSLAKALGVELSGRVVSFYDHVETARIPMLLDEIAGGRTVLLVTDAGMPSVSDPGYRMVAACVERDLAVTCLPGPSAVTTALALSALPVERFCFDGFPPRKSGQRREWLRTLIAEPRACVFFEAPHRLADCLADAVEVLGPDRRAAVCRELTKTYEEVVRGTLAELAAWAVEGARGEITVVLAGGEPASADPSDLVGDVETLTATGLRLKDACAEVAAAHAVSRRELYDAVLTARRTS from the coding sequence ATGGATGTGCTCGACGTGGACAGGAGTGTGGTGACGCAGGTGGCAGGGGGCAGGCTCGTGCTGGCGGCGACACCGATGGGCGACGTCGGGGATGCCTCGCAGCGCCTGCGCGATGCCCTGTCCACAGCGGACGTGGTGGCCGCCGAGGACACGCGGCGGACCAGGTCGCTGGCCAAGGCGCTCGGCGTGGAGCTGTCGGGCCGGGTGGTCAGCTTCTACGATCACGTCGAGACCGCGCGGATCCCGATGCTGCTCGACGAGATCGCGGGCGGGCGCACGGTGCTGCTGGTGACCGACGCGGGCATGCCGTCGGTGAGCGACCCGGGCTACCGCATGGTGGCGGCGTGCGTCGAGCGCGACTTGGCGGTGACCTGCCTGCCCGGCCCTTCGGCGGTGACCACGGCCCTGGCGCTGTCGGCGTTGCCGGTGGAACGGTTCTGCTTCGACGGATTCCCGCCGCGCAAATCCGGCCAGCGCCGGGAGTGGTTGCGGACCTTGATCGCCGAACCGCGCGCCTGCGTCTTCTTCGAGGCGCCACATCGGCTCGCCGACTGCCTGGCCGACGCGGTGGAGGTCCTCGGCCCGGACCGCCGCGCCGCCGTGTGCCGGGAACTGACCAAGACCTACGAGGAAGTGGTTCGCGGCACCCTGGCCGAACTGGCCGCTTGGGCCGTCGAGGGCGCGCGTGGCGAGATCACGGTGGTCCTCGCCGGCGGTGAGCCCGCCTCCGCCGACCCCTCGGACCTGGTCGGGGACGTCGAAACCCTCACCGCGACCGGCCTGCGCCTCAAGGATGCCTGCGCCGAGGTCGCCGCCGCACACGCCGTCTCCCGCCGCGAACTCTACGATGCGGTTCTCACCGCGCGCCGCACGTCCTAG
- a CDS encoding isocitrate lyase/phosphoenolpyruvate mutase family protein yields MTSLESKATTFLGLHVPGDPGVFPTVWDAWSAKVAVEAGFPALTVGSHPLAESIGRGDGEGMTFEESLARVGQITAAVDVPVSVDIESGYGLEPARLIEGLLEAGAIGLNIEDTVHSEGRRLRAAQEHADLVRGLRESADKAGVHVVVNARTDLFLRKDGDDADRVDRAIERLRLAAEAGADVLFPVGRHAEADLRRLTAELPLPVSATVQPDQADKAALADQGVARITFGPYLQAALTREVNTLLDRWK; encoded by the coding sequence ATGACATCTCTGGAGAGCAAGGCCACGACGTTTCTCGGGTTGCACGTGCCCGGGGATCCGGGAGTCTTCCCGACGGTGTGGGATGCCTGGTCCGCGAAAGTGGCTGTGGAGGCGGGTTTTCCGGCCTTGACGGTCGGTAGTCATCCGCTCGCCGAATCGATCGGCCGCGGGGACGGGGAAGGGATGACGTTCGAAGAGTCCCTGGCCCGGGTAGGCCAGATCACGGCGGCGGTGGACGTACCGGTGTCGGTCGACATCGAGTCGGGATACGGACTGGAACCCGCGCGGCTGATCGAGGGCTTGCTCGAGGCGGGGGCGATCGGACTGAACATCGAGGACACCGTGCACAGCGAGGGCAGGCGCCTGCGCGCGGCGCAGGAACACGCCGACCTCGTGCGCGGATTGCGCGAGTCCGCCGACAAAGCGGGCGTGCACGTGGTGGTCAACGCGCGCACCGATCTGTTCCTGCGCAAGGACGGCGACGACGCCGATCGGGTCGACCGCGCGATCGAGCGCTTGCGGCTGGCTGCCGAGGCTGGCGCGGACGTGTTGTTTCCGGTGGGCCGCCACGCCGAGGCCGACCTGCGCCGCCTGACCGCCGAACTGCCGCTGCCGGTCAGCGCCACGGTCCAGCCGGATCAAGCCGACAAGGCGGCCCTCGCCGACCAGGGCGTCGCGCGGATCACTTTCGGCCCTTACTTGCAGGCCGCGCTGACCAGGGAGGTCAATACCCTCCTCGATCGGTGGAAGTGA
- a CDS encoding TetR/AcrR family transcriptional regulator, which produces MGQHHAATSVQRSGFAERHRVAREAVLTSQRGRLVEAMVESVDNKGYPATTLTDIVARARVSRTTFYDHFANKEECFAEAVHTGVDIMATRIADELAQLPPDADAYAKIESIVVTFCQTVATEPDFARLVLVESFKVNQAAVGYRDLAVDRFAQLYRVFYDQARAADPTLPELSDGLIALIPDAIGERTRRVIVAEGPARVPDLAPLFVQFVMSALGLPVPS; this is translated from the coding sequence ATGGGCCAGCACCACGCGGCGACATCCGTTCAGCGGTCCGGATTCGCCGAGCGGCATCGGGTGGCACGCGAAGCCGTGCTCACGTCGCAACGCGGCAGGCTGGTCGAGGCCATGGTGGAGTCCGTGGACAACAAGGGCTACCCGGCGACCACACTCACCGACATCGTGGCCCGAGCCCGCGTCTCGCGCACCACCTTCTACGACCATTTCGCCAACAAAGAGGAGTGCTTCGCCGAAGCGGTGCACACCGGGGTCGACATCATGGCGACTCGGATCGCGGACGAACTGGCCCAACTGCCGCCGGACGCCGACGCCTACGCCAAGATCGAGTCCATCGTGGTCACCTTCTGCCAGACCGTCGCCACCGAGCCGGATTTCGCCCGGCTGGTGCTGGTGGAGTCGTTCAAGGTGAACCAGGCCGCCGTCGGCTACCGCGACCTGGCCGTCGACCGCTTCGCGCAGCTGTATCGGGTGTTCTACGACCAGGCCCGCGCGGCGGACCCGACGCTTCCGGAACTGTCCGACGGACTGATCGCCCTGATCCCGGACGCGATCGGCGAGCGGACGCGCCGCGTGATCGTCGCCGAAGGGCCGGCTCGGGTGCCGGATCTGGCGCCGCTGTTCGTTCAGTTCGTCATGAGCGCGCTAGGGCTGCCCGTTCCCTCCTGA
- the metG gene encoding methionine--tRNA ligase, which yields MSEADRPAFYITTAIAYPNGAPHIGHAYEYISADAIARFKRLDGYDVFFMTGTDEHGQKMQQAAAAEGIPVEELAARNSDVFEALDKTLDISFDRFIRTTDADHREACAAIWERMLASGDIYLGNYSGWYSVRDEAFYTDEETTVLEDGTRISTESKTPVTWTEESNYFFRLSAYQDKLLALYEEHPEFIGPATRRNEIVSYVKAGLKDLSISRTTFDWGVPVPGHPDHVMYVWVDALTNYITGVGFPDTDSVAFGKFWPADVHIIGKDITRFHTVYWPAFLLSAGVELPKRVFVHGFLYNKGEKMSKSVGNVVDPLELVENYGLDAVRFFLLREISYGQDGSYSHEAIVSRINSDLANEFGNLVQRSTKLVARDCGGVVPTPGEFTEDDRALLDLAGGLLERCRAEFDAQQMHLALEAIWLTLGETNRYFSAQAPWALAKSGTPDDLAREATVLYVTLEVLRVVAILVQPVIPGSAERILDQLGQQSRTFADIATPIEPGVALPAPEPVFPKYIEPKD from the coding sequence ATGAGCGAAGCTGACCGCCCCGCCTTCTACATCACCACGGCCATCGCCTATCCCAACGGCGCGCCGCATATCGGGCATGCGTACGAGTACATCTCCGCCGACGCCATCGCCCGTTTCAAGCGCCTCGACGGCTACGACGTGTTCTTCATGACCGGCACCGACGAGCACGGCCAGAAGATGCAGCAGGCCGCGGCCGCCGAGGGCATCCCGGTGGAAGAGCTCGCGGCCCGCAACTCCGATGTGTTCGAGGCGCTGGACAAGACGCTCGACATCTCCTTCGATCGGTTCATCCGCACCACCGATGCCGATCACCGGGAGGCCTGCGCCGCCATCTGGGAGCGGATGCTGGCCAGTGGCGACATCTACCTGGGCAACTACTCGGGGTGGTACTCGGTGCGGGACGAGGCGTTCTACACCGACGAGGAGACCACGGTGCTCGAGGACGGCACCCGCATCTCCACCGAATCCAAGACGCCGGTCACCTGGACCGAGGAGTCGAACTACTTCTTCCGGCTGTCGGCCTACCAGGACAAGCTGCTGGCGCTCTACGAGGAGCACCCGGAATTCATCGGGCCCGCGACCCGGCGCAACGAGATCGTCAGCTACGTCAAGGCGGGTCTGAAGGACCTGTCCATCTCGCGTACCACCTTCGATTGGGGCGTGCCGGTGCCCGGCCACCCGGATCACGTCATGTACGTGTGGGTGGACGCGCTGACCAACTACATCACCGGCGTCGGCTTCCCGGATACCGATTCCGTCGCGTTCGGCAAGTTCTGGCCCGCCGACGTGCACATCATCGGCAAGGACATCACGCGGTTCCACACGGTGTACTGGCCCGCGTTCCTGCTGTCGGCGGGTGTGGAGCTGCCGAAACGCGTGTTCGTGCACGGGTTCCTGTACAACAAGGGCGAGAAGATGTCCAAGTCGGTCGGCAACGTGGTCGACCCGCTGGAACTGGTCGAGAACTACGGCTTGGACGCGGTGCGCTTCTTCTTGCTGCGCGAGATCTCCTACGGCCAGGACGGCAGCTACAGCCACGAGGCCATCGTGAGCCGGATCAACAGCGATCTGGCCAACGAGTTCGGCAACCTCGTGCAGCGCAGCACCAAGCTGGTCGCGCGCGACTGCGGCGGCGTGGTGCCCACGCCCGGCGAGTTCACCGAGGACGACCGCGCCCTGCTCGATCTGGCGGGTGGTCTGCTGGAGCGCTGCCGCGCCGAATTCGACGCGCAGCAGATGCATCTGGCGCTGGAGGCGATCTGGCTGACGCTGGGCGAGACGAACAGGTACTTCTCCGCGCAGGCGCCCTGGGCGCTGGCGAAGTCCGGCACGCCGGATGATCTCGCGCGCGAGGCCACCGTGCTGTACGTAACGCTGGAGGTGCTGCGCGTGGTCGCGATCCTGGTGCAGCCGGTGATACCGGGGTCGGCGGAGCGCATCCTCGACCAGCTGGGTCAACAGAGCCGGACGTTCGCCGATATCGCGACGCCGATCGAGCCCGGTGTGGCGTTGCCCGCACCCGAACCGGTGTTCCCGAAGTACATCGAACCGAAGGACTGA
- a CDS encoding TatD family hydrolase has protein sequence MSAGRPAPELPEPLSPIVDAHTHLDACGATDAASTAAIVDRAASVGVGRVVTVADDLAAARWAVRAAHWDERVFAAVALHPTRANALDDDAKAELERLAGDPRVVAVGETGLDYYWPGKLDGCADIETQIEGFRWHIDLAKRVRKPLMIHNREADHDLLTVLLDEGAPDSVIFHCFSSDTNMALSCVAEGYILSFSGTVSFKNAHELREAAKVVPDDQILVETDAPYLTPHPFRGAPNEPYCLPYTVRALAELREQDPLELAKITTANARRVYRI, from the coding sequence ATGAGCGCCGGACGTCCCGCGCCGGAGTTGCCCGAGCCGCTGTCGCCGATCGTGGACGCGCACACCCACCTGGACGCCTGCGGCGCGACCGACGCGGCCTCCACCGCGGCGATCGTGGACCGCGCCGCTTCGGTCGGGGTCGGCCGGGTGGTCACCGTTGCCGACGACTTGGCCGCCGCGCGGTGGGCGGTGCGGGCCGCGCACTGGGACGAGCGCGTGTTCGCCGCCGTCGCGCTGCACCCGACCAGGGCGAACGCGCTCGACGACGACGCGAAGGCCGAACTCGAGCGCTTGGCCGGGGACCCGAGGGTGGTCGCCGTCGGCGAGACCGGCCTCGATTACTACTGGCCGGGCAAGCTGGACGGCTGTGCCGACATCGAGACGCAGATCGAGGGTTTCCGCTGGCACATCGACCTGGCCAAGCGGGTCCGCAAGCCGCTCATGATCCACAATCGCGAGGCCGACCACGACCTGCTGACCGTACTGCTGGACGAGGGCGCGCCCGACAGCGTGATCTTCCACTGTTTCTCCTCGGACACGAACATGGCGCTGTCGTGCGTGGCCGAGGGGTACATCCTCAGTTTCTCCGGGACGGTGAGTTTCAAGAACGCGCACGAGTTGCGGGAAGCGGCCAAGGTCGTGCCCGACGATCAGATCCTGGTCGAGACGGATGCGCCGTATCTGACCCCGCACCCGTTCCGTGGAGCGCCGAACGAGCCGTACTGCCTGCCGTACACCGTGCGAGCGCTGGCCGAGTTGCGCGAGCAGGATCCACTGGAACTGGCGAAGATCACCACCGCCAACGCCCGTCGCGTCTACCGCATCTGA
- a CDS encoding transglycosylase family protein: MSPFTRINQSRSPLLHIAVGALLLTLIVGAGLAIMNRKTVTVVVDGEKLFQTTMSPDVRGVLKAAGFAVTERDKVAPALAARIADGATITLNRAREVALSVDGMTQKVWTTGVTAGEALEQLKIPKEVYVSPARDERLPLQGAALLIATPRMVSLLDGLGNPVDVRAAAPTVGEFLKVTGIPLIEQDSVEPDASTPLTNNLRITVTRKRVEQHTETLPLDPPENVIEDPTLNMSRTVVESPGSPGVQNVTFAVTMVNGQEVDRKPVATTVTVAAEPKTVRKGAKPGTEVPPVRDGAIWDALARCESTGNWSINTGNGYYGGVQFDQGTWERQGGLRYAPRADLATREEQIAIAEITRQRQGWGAWPACTGRLGIN, translated from the coding sequence ATGTCCCCCTTCACGCGGATCAACCAGTCGCGTTCGCCGCTGCTGCACATCGCGGTCGGCGCGTTGCTGCTGACGTTGATCGTCGGCGCCGGTCTCGCGATCATGAATCGCAAGACGGTCACCGTCGTGGTGGACGGCGAGAAGCTGTTCCAGACCACGATGTCGCCGGACGTGCGTGGCGTACTGAAGGCCGCGGGCTTCGCCGTGACGGAGCGGGACAAGGTGGCCCCCGCCCTGGCCGCGCGCATCGCCGACGGCGCCACCATCACGCTCAACCGCGCGCGCGAAGTCGCTCTGTCCGTGGACGGGATGACGCAGAAGGTGTGGACCACCGGGGTGACCGCGGGTGAAGCGCTCGAGCAGTTGAAGATCCCGAAAGAGGTGTACGTCTCACCCGCGCGCGACGAGCGGCTCCCGCTGCAGGGCGCCGCGCTGTTGATCGCGACTCCGCGCATGGTCTCGCTGCTCGACGGCCTCGGCAATCCGGTGGACGTGCGCGCCGCGGCGCCCACCGTCGGCGAATTCCTGAAGGTGACGGGCATCCCGCTGATCGAGCAGGACTCCGTCGAACCGGACGCGTCCACCCCGTTGACGAACAATCTGCGCATCACCGTGACGCGCAAGCGGGTCGAACAGCACACCGAGACGCTGCCGCTGGATCCGCCGGAGAACGTCATCGAGGACCCGACCCTGAACATGAGCCGCACGGTGGTGGAATCACCCGGCTCGCCCGGCGTCCAGAACGTCACGTTCGCGGTCACCATGGTCAACGGTCAGGAAGTGGACCGTAAACCGGTCGCCACGACGGTGACCGTCGCGGCGGAGCCGAAGACCGTCCGGAAGGGCGCCAAGCCGGGCACCGAGGTGCCGCCGGTGCGCGACGGCGCGATCTGGGACGCGCTGGCGCGTTGTGAATCGACCGGCAACTGGTCGATCAACACCGGCAACGGTTACTACGGCGGCGTGCAGTTCGATCAGGGCACCTGGGAGCGGCAGGGCGGCCTGCGCTATGCCCCCCGCGCCGACCTGGCCACCAGGGAAGAGCAGATCGCCATCGCCGAGATCACCAGGCAGCGGCAGGGCTGGGGCGCTTGGCCCGCGTGCACCGGCCGGCTCGGCATCAACTGA
- the rsmA gene encoding 16S rRNA (adenine(1518)-N(6)/adenine(1519)-N(6))-dimethyltransferase RsmA has translation MSEPEISARGSAALLGPAEVRVLAERFGVRPTKQLGQNFVHDANTVRRIVAAAGVGRGDVVLEVGPGLGSLTLALLDVVDSVVAVEIDPVLARHLPVTVADRAPELAQRLSVVEADALRVAAADLPAAPTALVANLPYNVAVPVLLHLLGELPGIAVALVMVQAEVADRLAAEPGSRTYGVPSVKAGFYGTVRRAGAVGTQVFWPVPRVESGLVRVDRFAESPWPMDAEHRRRVFAVVDAAFAQRRKTLRAALATWAGSPAEAERRLLAAGIAPTARGETLDTAAFVRLAAQA, from the coding sequence GTGTCCGAACCTGAAATCTCCGCTCGTGGGAGCGCTGCGCTGCTCGGGCCCGCCGAGGTGCGGGTGCTGGCCGAACGGTTCGGGGTGCGGCCGACCAAGCAACTCGGACAGAATTTCGTGCACGACGCGAACACGGTGCGACGGATCGTCGCGGCCGCCGGAGTGGGGCGCGGTGATGTCGTGCTGGAGGTCGGGCCCGGTCTCGGGTCACTGACCCTCGCGCTGCTGGACGTGGTGGACTCGGTGGTCGCGGTCGAGATCGATCCGGTACTGGCGCGGCACCTTCCGGTGACCGTCGCCGACCGCGCCCCCGAGTTGGCGCAGCGCCTGTCGGTGGTCGAGGCGGACGCGTTGCGCGTCGCCGCCGCGGATCTGCCCGCCGCCCCGACCGCGCTGGTGGCCAATCTCCCGTACAACGTGGCGGTGCCGGTGCTGCTGCATCTGCTCGGCGAGTTGCCCGGTATCGCGGTCGCTCTGGTGATGGTGCAGGCCGAAGTGGCCGATCGCCTGGCCGCCGAACCCGGCAGCCGCACCTACGGTGTGCCTAGTGTGAAAGCGGGCTTCTATGGGACCGTCCGGCGCGCGGGTGCGGTCGGCACTCAGGTGTTCTGGCCGGTTCCGCGCGTCGAGTCGGGGCTGGTCCGGGTCGATCGCTTCGCGGAGTCGCCGTGGCCGATGGACGCCGAGCACCGCCGACGTGTCTTCGCGGTCGTCGACGCGGCGTTCGCGCAGCGCCGCAAGACCCTGCGCGCGGCCCTCGCCACGTGGGCGGGCTCACCCGCCGAAGCCGAGCGCCGCCTGCT